In a genomic window of Streptomyces katrae:
- a CDS encoding helix-turn-helix domain-containing protein: protein MNIKELNPESSPQAAFGARLRTLRVTRGWRQDELGERMGYSSTHVSGVETGRKVPTLPFARSADRALGTGDVFEREWREMRQGSLLEGFPEFVGYEGRAAEIRLYEVGVVPGLLQTREYATVLAESAVRRGAITPEQAAERIALVADRQASLVRRLAPLIFVVLDESCLRRPIGGPVVMDAQLAHLVEFAELPNTVLQVAPFDMGERRPFDLPVTVLTQPDRTLMSYAESAQRGYLERESTAVLPILTAYHQLQAEALSQAASVAMISTLRKGTP, encoded by the coding sequence GTGAACATCAAGGAACTGAACCCGGAGAGTTCGCCGCAGGCCGCCTTCGGTGCCCGCTTGCGCACCTTGCGGGTGACGCGCGGCTGGCGGCAGGACGAGCTGGGCGAGCGCATGGGGTATTCGAGCACCCACGTCTCGGGTGTGGAAACTGGTCGCAAAGTGCCGACTTTGCCGTTCGCGCGTAGTGCGGACAGGGCGCTGGGGACCGGGGACGTGTTCGAGCGCGAGTGGCGGGAGATGCGGCAAGGCAGCCTGCTGGAGGGCTTCCCGGAATTCGTGGGGTACGAGGGGCGGGCGGCGGAGATCCGGCTGTACGAGGTCGGTGTGGTCCCGGGGCTGTTGCAGACACGGGAGTACGCGACGGTGCTCGCCGAATCCGCCGTCAGGCGTGGGGCGATCACGCCGGAACAGGCCGCCGAACGGATCGCCCTGGTGGCGGACCGTCAGGCCTCCCTCGTGCGGCGCTTGGCGCCCCTGATCTTCGTGGTGCTCGACGAGAGCTGCCTGCGCAGGCCCATCGGCGGTCCCGTCGTCATGGACGCGCAGTTGGCGCACCTCGTCGAGTTCGCGGAGCTGCCGAACACCGTGCTCCAGGTGGCACCGTTCGACATGGGGGAGCGGCGACCGTTCGACCTGCCGGTGACCGTACTCACCCAGCCCGATCGCACGCTCATGTCGTATGCCGAGTCCGCCCAACGGGGCTACCTTGAAAGGGAAAGCACTGCGGTTCTGCCGATCTTGACGGCCTATCATCAACTCCAGGCAGAGGCGCTGTCCCAGGCGGCTTCCGTGGCCATGATCAGCACGTTGCGAAAGGGCACCCCGTGA
- a CDS encoding 2'-5' RNA ligase family protein, with protein MGTVTLGVSIAVPEPYGSQLQQLRAGFGDAAAHGIPTHVTLVPPTEVEAGRLAAIRAHLAEVARSFPSFAMRLEGTGTFRPLSPVVFVRLAEGAEGCTSLQGRIRDPEGPLDRELAFPYHPHVTVAHGISEEAMDRAFAELADYAAGWQCQGFALYEQGSDGVWRKLREYPFGTAATAIPAQSGPASADTAIRRS; from the coding sequence GTGGGGACCGTAACGCTCGGCGTTTCGATCGCGGTCCCGGAGCCGTACGGCAGCCAGCTCCAGCAGCTGCGCGCCGGCTTCGGGGACGCCGCCGCGCACGGCATCCCCACGCACGTGACCCTCGTGCCGCCCACCGAGGTGGAGGCCGGCCGGCTGGCGGCGATCCGCGCGCACCTCGCCGAGGTCGCCCGGTCCTTCCCCTCGTTCGCGATGCGGCTGGAGGGGACGGGAACCTTCCGGCCCCTCTCGCCGGTCGTCTTCGTCCGGCTCGCCGAGGGCGCCGAGGGCTGCACCAGCCTCCAGGGCCGCATCCGCGACCCCGAGGGCCCGCTCGACCGCGAGCTGGCCTTCCCGTACCACCCGCACGTCACGGTCGCCCACGGGATCTCCGAGGAGGCGATGGACCGGGCCTTCGCCGAGCTCGCCGACTACGCCGCCGGCTGGCAGTGCCAGGGCTTCGCCCTCTACGAGCAGGGCTCGGACGGGGTCTGGCGCAAACTGCGCGAGTACCCCTTCGGCACCGCCGCGACGGCCATCCCCGCACAGTCGGGCCCGGCCTCCGCCGACACCGCCATACGGCGGTCCTGA
- the trpS gene encoding tryptophan--tRNA ligase has translation MASDRPRALSGIQPTSGSFHLGNYLGAIRQYVALQETHDAFYMVVDLHAITMPQDPKDLRANTRLSAAQLLAAGLDPERCTLFIQSHVPEHAQLAWVMNCITGFGEASRMTQFKDKSAKGGVNSASVGLFTYPILQVADILLYQANAVPVGEDQRQHVELTRDLAERFNHRYGQTFTLPAAHIVKEVAKIYDLQDPSIKMSKSASSPKGLISLLDEPKATEKKIKSAVTDTEAEIRFDAEKKPGVSNLLTIYSTLTGESIPALEAAYEGKGYGALKTDLAGVMVDFVTPFKQRTQEFLDDPETLDAVLAKGAEKARAVAAETLAQAYDRIGFVPAKH, from the coding sequence ATGGCTTCTGACCGTCCCCGCGCGCTCTCCGGCATCCAGCCCACCTCCGGCTCGTTCCACCTCGGGAACTACCTCGGAGCGATCCGCCAGTACGTCGCCCTCCAGGAGACGCACGACGCGTTCTACATGGTCGTCGACCTGCACGCGATCACCATGCCGCAGGACCCCAAGGACCTCCGCGCGAACACCCGCCTCTCCGCCGCGCAGCTCCTCGCCGCCGGTCTGGACCCCGAGCGCTGCACGCTCTTCATCCAGAGCCACGTCCCGGAGCACGCGCAGCTCGCCTGGGTCATGAACTGCATCACCGGCTTCGGCGAGGCCAGCCGGATGACCCAGTTCAAGGACAAGTCCGCCAAGGGCGGGGTCAACAGCGCCAGCGTCGGCCTGTTCACGTACCCGATCCTCCAGGTCGCCGACATCCTCCTCTACCAGGCGAACGCCGTCCCCGTCGGCGAGGACCAGCGCCAGCACGTGGAGCTGACCCGCGACCTCGCCGAGCGGTTCAACCACCGCTACGGCCAGACCTTCACCCTGCCCGCCGCGCACATCGTCAAGGAGGTCGCGAAGATCTACGACCTCCAGGACCCCTCGATCAAGATGTCTAAGTCCGCGTCCTCCCCCAAGGGCCTGATCAGCCTCCTCGACGAGCCCAAGGCCACCGAGAAGAAGATCAAGAGCGCGGTCACCGACACCGAGGCCGAGATCCGCTTCGACGCCGAGAAGAAGCCCGGCGTCAGCAACCTGCTCACGATCTACTCCACCCTCACGGGCGAGTCGATCCCCGCCCTGGAGGCCGCGTACGAGGGCAAGGGCTACGGCGCGCTGAAGACCGACCTGGCCGGCGTGATGGTCGACTTCGTCACACCCTTCAAGCAGCGCACCCAGGAGTTCCTGGACGACCCGGAGACCCTGGACGCCGTGCTGGCCAAGGGCGCGGAGAAGGCCCGGGCGGTCGCCGCGGAGACCCTGGCGCAGGCCTACGACCGCATCGGGTTCGTCCCCGCCAAGCACTGA
- a CDS encoding PLP-dependent aminotransferase family protein yields the protein MTDSWATYGADLHLDLSSVAAGERGLRAALTESLREAARSGRLAPGTRLPSSRTFAADLGIARNTVAEAYAELVAEGWLTARQGSGTRVAERARPRRAPVPPRVRRPARRGPAYSLVPGSPDVGAFPRAAWLAAARRALTDAPNEAFGYGTDTRGRIELREALAGYLARARGVYADPDRIVLCAGFVHAARLLGQVLRGRRVREMAVEGYSLDLHRNLFTGAGLRTRPLWVDEAGARTTDLPGLGPRLGAVLLTPAHQFPTGAALTPERRAAAVDWARTTGGLVLEDDYDGEFRYDRQPVGALQGLDPDRVVYLGTASKSLAPGLRMGWMVVPPDLLDEVMAAKGPAEWTSSALDQLTLAEFVTSGAYDRHVRAMRLRYRRRRDELVAAVGGQVPVSGIAAGLHAVLDLPAGTERSIVQAAAWQGLAVEGLERYRHPETEMPAREALVVGYGTPVDSAWTPTLQALTAALP from the coding sequence ATGACGGATTCGTGGGCCACTTACGGCGCCGACCTGCATCTGGACCTCTCCTCGGTGGCGGCGGGGGAACGCGGCCTGCGGGCCGCGCTCACCGAGTCGCTGCGGGAGGCCGCCCGCAGCGGGCGGCTGGCGCCGGGCACCCGGCTGCCCTCCTCCCGCACCTTCGCCGCCGACCTGGGCATCGCCCGCAACACCGTCGCGGAGGCCTACGCCGAGCTCGTCGCCGAGGGCTGGCTGACGGCCCGCCAGGGCTCCGGCACCCGTGTGGCCGAACGGGCCAGGCCCCGCCGCGCCCCGGTCCCGCCCCGGGTGCGCCGGCCCGCGCGCCGCGGTCCCGCGTACAGCCTGGTGCCCGGCTCGCCCGACGTGGGCGCCTTCCCGCGCGCCGCCTGGCTGGCGGCGGCCCGGCGGGCCCTGACCGACGCCCCGAACGAGGCCTTCGGCTACGGCACCGACACGCGCGGCCGGATCGAGCTGCGCGAGGCGCTCGCCGGGTACCTGGCGCGGGCGCGCGGGGTCTACGCAGACCCGGACCGCATCGTGCTGTGCGCCGGCTTCGTCCATGCCGCGCGGCTGCTCGGACAGGTGCTGCGGGGGCGCCGGGTACGGGAGATGGCCGTCGAGGGCTACAGCCTCGACCTGCACCGCAACCTGTTCACCGGCGCCGGGCTGCGTACCCGCCCGCTGTGGGTGGACGAGGCCGGGGCCCGCACCACGGACCTGCCCGGACTCGGCCCCCGTCTCGGCGCGGTCCTGCTGACCCCGGCGCACCAGTTCCCCACCGGGGCGGCCCTGACCCCCGAGCGGCGGGCGGCGGCGGTGGACTGGGCGCGGACCACGGGCGGACTGGTCCTGGAGGACGACTACGACGGGGAGTTCCGCTACGACCGCCAGCCGGTCGGCGCGCTCCAGGGCCTTGACCCCGACCGGGTGGTCTACCTGGGCACCGCAAGCAAGTCCCTCGCCCCGGGCCTGCGGATGGGCTGGATGGTCGTCCCGCCGGACCTGCTGGACGAGGTGATGGCGGCGAAGGGGCCGGCCGAGTGGACGTCGAGCGCGCTGGACCAGCTGACCCTGGCGGAGTTCGTCACCTCCGGGGCGTACGACCGGCACGTACGGGCGATGCGGCTGCGCTACCGGCGCCGACGCGACGAGCTGGTCGCCGCGGTGGGCGGGCAGGTGCCCGTCTCCGGGATCGCGGCGGGACTGCACGCGGTGCTGGACCTTCCGGCCGGCACGGAGCGCTCGATCGTCCAGGCCGCGGCCTGGCAGGGCCTGGCGGTGGAGGGCCTGGAACGGTACCGGCACCCGGAGACGGAGATGCCGGCGCGGGAGGCGCTGGTGGTCGGCTACGGAACCCCGGTGGACAGCGCCTGGACCCCGACCCTGCAAGCCCTCACGGCCGCGCTCCCGTAG
- a CDS encoding glutathionylspermidine synthase family protein encodes MERHTIEPRPDWQKTVEEQGLIYPLTRFPDDSLRPYWDESAYYSFSLPEVEALENVVEELHAMCLAAAAHIVEHDRFADLGITDPKVAALIAESWRRRAEQPSLYGRFDLRYDGSGSPAKLLEYNADTPTSLVEAASPQWFWMEERFPGADQWNSLHERLVDAWRRQAELLPPGPLHFAHSETDELGEDLMTVAYLQETAEQAGIETHALSVETIGWDGLSNRFVDDRLRFIRACFKLYPWEWLVEDEFGPHVLGTYDHGGGTGTTAWIEPLWKMLLANKALLAILWELFPEHPNLLPAYLDGPRELAGSGGYAAKPLLGREGAGVSLHEPGGEPFVPAEGETYVFQALAPLPDFDGNRVVLGAWVVEEEAAGLGIRESAGPVTDEYARFLPHVIL; translated from the coding sequence GTGGAGCGCCACACCATCGAACCCCGCCCCGACTGGCAGAAGACCGTCGAGGAGCAGGGCCTGATCTACCCCCTCACCCGCTTCCCCGACGACTCCCTGCGCCCCTACTGGGACGAGAGCGCGTACTACTCCTTCTCCCTCCCCGAGGTGGAGGCGCTGGAGAACGTGGTCGAGGAACTGCACGCCATGTGCCTGGCGGCGGCCGCCCACATCGTGGAGCACGACCGCTTCGCCGACCTCGGCATCACCGACCCGAAGGTCGCGGCGCTCATCGCCGAGTCCTGGCGCAGGCGCGCCGAGCAGCCCTCCCTCTACGGCCGCTTCGACCTGCGCTACGACGGCTCCGGCAGCCCCGCCAAGCTGCTGGAGTACAACGCCGACACCCCCACCTCCCTGGTGGAGGCGGCGAGCCCGCAGTGGTTCTGGATGGAGGAGCGCTTCCCCGGCGCCGACCAGTGGAACTCCCTGCACGAGCGGCTGGTCGACGCCTGGCGCCGGCAGGCCGAACTCCTGCCGCCCGGCCCGCTGCACTTCGCGCACTCCGAGACCGACGAGCTCGGCGAGGACCTGATGACGGTCGCCTACCTCCAGGAGACCGCCGAGCAGGCCGGGATCGAGACCCACGCCCTGTCCGTGGAGACCATCGGCTGGGACGGCCTCTCGAACCGGTTCGTGGACGACCGGCTCCGCTTCATCCGGGCCTGCTTCAAGCTCTACCCGTGGGAGTGGCTGGTCGAGGACGAGTTCGGCCCGCACGTCCTGGGCACCTACGACCACGGCGGCGGCACCGGCACCACCGCCTGGATCGAGCCCCTGTGGAAGATGCTGCTGGCCAACAAGGCGCTGCTGGCGATCCTCTGGGAGCTCTTCCCCGAGCACCCGAACCTGCTGCCCGCCTACCTCGACGGCCCGCGCGAGCTGGCCGGGTCCGGCGGCTACGCCGCCAAGCCCCTGCTGGGCCGGGAGGGCGCCGGGGTCAGCCTGCACGAGCCGGGCGGCGAGCCGTTCGTACCGGCCGAGGGGGAGACGTACGTCTTCCAGGCGCTGGCCCCGCTGCCCGACTTCGACGGGAACCGCGTGGTCCTCGGCGCGTGGGTGGTCGAGGAGGAGGCGGCCGGACTCGGCATCCGCGAGTCCGCGGGCCCGGTCACGGACGAGTACGCCCGCTTCCTGCCCCACGTCATCCTCTGA
- a CDS encoding DUF397 domain-containing protein, translated as MTNSPDAPRWFTSSHSSNGGDCVEVATNLPGTVPVRDSKAGDGGPVLTFSAPAFAAFLGAVRTP; from the coding sequence ATGACGAACTCCCCCGACGCACCGCGCTGGTTCACGTCCTCCCACAGCAGCAACGGCGGCGACTGCGTCGAGGTCGCCACCAACCTCCCCGGCACCGTCCCCGTCCGGGACTCCAAGGCGGGCGACGGCGGACCCGTGCTGACCTTCTCCGCGCCCGCCTTCGCCGCCTTCCTGGGAGCCGTCAGGACTCCCTAG
- a CDS encoding YihY/virulence factor BrkB family protein, with protein sequence MDWLKKLPVIGPIVSALMRTHAWRSYELLDRVHWSRLAAAITFISFLALFPLITVAAAVGAALLSQEQLNRLQKSLGEQVPGISDQLDLPGLVANAGTVGLVAGALLLFTGIGWIASMRDCLRAVWEKDDEDQGNPFVRKGKDALVLLGLGGAALASAAASIIGSTAVGKFAELLGIPREGAGGMLLRAAAFLVGVLAAFLLLLYLLSLLPGVEPPRARLLQAALIGAAGFELLKLLLSGYMREVAAKSMYGAFGVPIALLLWINFTAKLLLFCSAWTAARDPEEKEAEGAASGS encoded by the coding sequence ATGGACTGGCTGAAGAAACTCCCGGTGATCGGGCCGATCGTGTCCGCCCTCATGCGGACCCACGCCTGGCGTTCCTACGAGCTCCTCGACCGCGTGCACTGGTCCCGGCTCGCCGCGGCGATCACCTTCATCAGCTTCCTCGCACTCTTCCCGCTGATCACCGTCGCGGCCGCCGTCGGCGCCGCGCTGCTCAGCCAGGAGCAGCTGAACCGGCTCCAGAAGAGCCTGGGGGAGCAGGTCCCCGGCATCTCCGACCAGCTCGACCTCCCCGGCCTCGTCGCCAACGCCGGCACGGTCGGCCTCGTCGCCGGCGCTCTCCTGCTGTTCACCGGCATCGGCTGGATCGCCTCGATGCGCGACTGCCTGCGCGCCGTGTGGGAGAAGGACGACGAGGACCAGGGCAACCCCTTCGTCCGCAAGGGCAAGGACGCCCTCGTCCTGCTCGGTCTCGGCGGAGCGGCCCTGGCCTCGGCCGCCGCTTCGATCATCGGGTCCACCGCGGTCGGCAAGTTCGCGGAGCTCCTCGGCATCCCGCGCGAGGGCGCCGGCGGGATGCTGCTGCGGGCCGCGGCCTTCCTCGTCGGCGTCCTCGCGGCCTTCCTGCTCCTGCTCTACCTGCTGAGCCTGCTGCCCGGCGTCGAGCCGCCGCGCGCCCGCCTCCTGCAGGCCGCGCTGATCGGCGCGGCCGGCTTCGAACTGCTGAAACTGCTGCTCAGCGGCTATATGCGCGAGGTCGCCGCCAAGAGCATGTACGGGGCCTTCGGCGTGCCCATCGCCCTCCTCCTGTGGATCAACTTCACGGCGAAGCTGCTCCTGTTCTGCTCCGCCTGGACCGCGGCCCGCGACCCGGAGGAGAAGGAGGCCGAAGGGGCCGCGTCCGGCTCCTAG
- a CDS encoding carboxymuconolactone decarboxylase family protein has protein sequence MSNETKTTELAAEHTPRMELFKLAPEAYKAAVALEIASKKGLDPALVELVKIRASQINHCAFCLDMHTKDALAAGESVERIIQLSAWEESRHFYTEKEVAAIELTEAVTVLTDGFVPDEVYEKASKHFEEAELAQLIMAITMINVWNRIAVTTRMVPGHYTPASVKH, from the coding sequence ATGAGCAACGAAACGAAGACCACGGAACTGGCCGCCGAGCACACCCCCCGCATGGAGCTGTTCAAGCTCGCCCCGGAGGCGTACAAGGCGGCCGTCGCCCTGGAGATCGCCTCGAAGAAGGGCCTGGACCCGGCCCTCGTCGAGCTGGTCAAGATCCGCGCCTCGCAGATCAACCACTGCGCGTTCTGCCTGGACATGCACACCAAGGACGCCCTCGCGGCGGGCGAGAGCGTCGAGCGGATCATCCAGCTCAGCGCCTGGGAGGAGTCGCGCCACTTCTACACGGAGAAGGAGGTGGCGGCGATCGAGCTGACCGAGGCCGTCACCGTGCTGACGGACGGTTTCGTCCCGGACGAGGTGTACGAGAAGGCCTCCAAGCACTTCGAGGAGGCCGAGCTGGCGCAGCTGATCATGGCCATCACCATGATCAACGTGTGGAACCGGATCGCCGTCACCACCCGGATGGTCCCCGGGCACTACACCCCGGCGTCGGTCAAGCACTGA
- the rocD gene encoding ornithine--oxo-acid transaminase, producing MSRTADAIRSADEHSAHNYHPLPVVVASAEGAWMTDVEGRRYLDMLAGYSALNFGHGNRRLIDAAKAQLERVTLTSRAFHHDRFAEFCTELAALCGKEMVLPMNTGAEAVETAVKTARKWGYEVKGVPDGQAKIVVAADNFHGRTTTIVSFSTDHDARDHFGPYTPGFEIVPYGDLTALSRAVTANTVAVLLEPIQGEAGVLVPPPGYLAGVRELTRERNVLFMADEIQSGLGRTGRTFACEHEDVVPDVYVLGKALGGGVVPVSAVVADRDVLGVFRPGEHGSTFGGNPLACAVALEVIAMLRTGEYQQRATELGDHLHRELNLLAGGGAVTAVRGRGLWAGVDIDPARGTGREVSEKLMGRGVLVKDTHGSTIRIAPPLVISKEDLDWGLEQLRAVLAAG from the coding sequence GTGTCGAGAACAGCTGATGCCATCCGCTCCGCCGACGAACACAGCGCGCACAACTACCATCCCCTCCCGGTCGTCGTGGCCTCGGCGGAGGGCGCGTGGATGACCGACGTGGAGGGGCGGCGCTACCTCGACATGCTCGCCGGGTACTCGGCGCTCAACTTCGGCCACGGCAACCGGCGCCTGATCGACGCGGCCAAGGCCCAGCTGGAGCGGGTCACCCTCACCTCCCGGGCCTTCCACCACGACCGCTTCGCCGAGTTCTGCACCGAACTCGCCGCCCTGTGCGGCAAGGAGATGGTGCTGCCCATGAACACGGGCGCGGAGGCCGTGGAGACGGCGGTCAAGACGGCCCGCAAGTGGGGGTACGAGGTCAAGGGAGTCCCGGACGGCCAGGCCAAGATCGTCGTCGCGGCCGACAACTTCCACGGCCGGACGACGACCATCGTCAGCTTCTCCACCGACCACGACGCCCGCGACCACTTCGGCCCCTACACGCCGGGCTTCGAGATCGTCCCGTACGGGGACCTCACCGCGCTCTCCCGCGCCGTCACCGCCAACACCGTCGCCGTGCTGCTGGAGCCGATCCAGGGCGAGGCGGGCGTCCTGGTCCCGCCGCCCGGATACCTGGCCGGCGTACGGGAGCTGACGCGCGAGCGGAACGTGCTGTTCATGGCGGACGAGATCCAGTCGGGTCTCGGCCGCACGGGCAGGACCTTCGCGTGCGAGCACGAGGACGTCGTCCCGGACGTGTACGTGCTGGGGAAGGCGCTCGGCGGCGGTGTCGTGCCCGTGTCCGCCGTGGTCGCCGACCGCGACGTGCTCGGCGTGTTCCGGCCCGGGGAGCACGGCTCCACCTTCGGCGGGAACCCGCTCGCCTGCGCCGTCGCCCTGGAGGTGATCGCGATGCTGCGCACCGGCGAGTACCAGCAGCGCGCCACGGAACTCGGCGACCACCTGCACCGGGAGCTGAACCTGCTGGCCGGAGGCGGCGCGGTGACCGCCGTGCGCGGGCGCGGGCTGTGGGCGGGCGTCGACATCGACCCGGCGCGCGGCACGGGCCGGGAGGTCTCCGAGAAGCTGATGGGGCGCGGGGTCCTGGTGAAGGACACGCACGGGTCGACGATCCGGATCGCGCCGCCGCTGGTGATCTCCAAGGAGGACCTGGACTGGGGTCTGGAGCAGCTGCGCGCGGTCCTCGCCGCCGGCTGA
- a CDS encoding ATP-binding protein yields the protein MADDRNEWRQRFSSTRRGARLARHLAVLELCRWDFPLGGDESDRVAQVVAELAANAVTHGSVPGRDFELGLRRLDGVLRVEVSDAHAGRQPDLRPAGDGHGYGLRIVDELSDAWGVTGRVVGKTVWAEVVPRRRPATGARP from the coding sequence ATGGCCGACGACCGAAACGAATGGCGCCAGCGGTTCAGCAGCACCCGGCGGGGCGCACGCCTCGCCCGGCATCTGGCGGTGCTCGAACTGTGCCGGTGGGACTTCCCGCTCGGCGGGGACGAGTCCGACCGGGTGGCGCAGGTGGTCGCGGAGCTGGCGGCCAACGCCGTGACCCACGGCTCCGTGCCGGGGCGGGACTTCGAGCTCGGGCTGCGGCGGCTGGACGGGGTGCTGCGGGTGGAGGTGTCCGACGCGCACGCGGGACGGCAGCCCGACCTCCGCCCCGCCGGGGACGGCCACGGCTACGGGCTGCGGATCGTGGACGAGCTCTCCGACGCCTGGGGCGTCACCGGGCGGGTGGTCGGCAAGACCGTCTGGGCCGAGGTCGTCCCGCGGCGGCGGCCCGCTACGGGAGCGCGGCCGTGA
- a CDS encoding DUF397 domain-containing protein: MTTSTETPRWFTSSYSNNGGQCVEVATNLPGVVPVRDSKTPGGPVLNFRAAAFAAFVAGIKAP, translated from the coding sequence GTGACGACCTCGACCGAAACCCCCCGTTGGTTCACGTCCTCGTACAGCAACAACGGCGGCCAGTGCGTGGAAGTCGCCACCAACCTGCCCGGTGTCGTCCCGGTCCGGGACTCCAAGACCCCCGGCGGCCCGGTGCTGAACTTCCGGGCGGCGGCGTTCGCGGCGTTCGTCGCGGGTATCAAGGCCCCATGA
- the glyA gene encoding serine hydroxymethyltransferase: MTAHRQPALLATDPELASLVTAEETLQAQTLRLIPSENYVSAAVLEASGTVLQNKYSEGYPGRRYYEGQQNIDRVEALAVERAKGLFGVEHANVQPYSGSPANLAVYLAFARPGDTVMGMALPMGGHLTHGWGVSATGSWFRGVQYGVRAEDGLIDYDAVRDLALAERPKILFCGGTALPRTIDFEAFASIAKEAGSVLVADVAHIAGLIAGGAHPSPVPYADVVSTTTHKTLRGPRGAMLMCKEEHAKAIDKAVFPGLQGGPHNQTTAGIAVALHEAAQPAFTSYAHAVVANAKALAAALLERGFDLVSGGTDNHLILMDLTSRGVPGKVAAKALDRAGIVVNYNTVPFDPRKPFDPSGIRIGTPSLTSRGLSADHMPAVADWISRAVDAAAKGDEPALAKIRSEVADLLAAFPAPGLPVA, translated from the coding sequence ATGACCGCGCACCGCCAGCCCGCCCTGCTCGCCACCGACCCCGAACTCGCCTCGCTCGTCACCGCCGAGGAAACCCTCCAGGCGCAGACGCTGCGGCTGATCCCCAGCGAGAACTACGTCTCCGCGGCCGTCCTGGAGGCCTCCGGGACGGTCCTGCAGAACAAGTACAGCGAGGGCTACCCGGGCCGCCGCTACTACGAGGGCCAGCAGAACATCGACCGCGTCGAGGCGCTGGCGGTCGAGCGCGCCAAGGGCCTGTTCGGGGTGGAGCACGCCAACGTCCAGCCCTACTCCGGCTCCCCGGCCAACCTGGCCGTCTACCTGGCCTTCGCCCGGCCCGGCGACACGGTGATGGGCATGGCCCTGCCGATGGGCGGCCACCTGACGCACGGCTGGGGCGTCTCGGCGACGGGCTCCTGGTTCCGCGGCGTCCAGTACGGCGTGCGGGCCGAGGACGGCCTGATCGACTACGACGCGGTGCGCGACCTCGCCCTGGCGGAGCGGCCGAAGATCCTGTTCTGCGGGGGCACGGCCCTGCCGCGCACGATCGACTTCGAGGCGTTCGCGTCGATCGCGAAGGAGGCGGGCTCGGTCCTGGTCGCGGACGTGGCCCACATCGCCGGCCTGATCGCGGGCGGCGCCCACCCCTCGCCGGTCCCCTACGCGGACGTGGTCTCCACGACCACCCACAAGACCCTGCGCGGGCCGCGGGGCGCCATGCTGATGTGCAAGGAGGAGCACGCGAAGGCCATCGACAAGGCGGTCTTCCCCGGCCTCCAGGGCGGTCCGCACAACCAGACGACGGCGGGCATCGCGGTGGCCCTGCACGAGGCGGCCCAGCCGGCCTTCACGTCCTACGCCCACGCGGTCGTGGCCAACGCGAAGGCGCTGGCCGCGGCGCTGCTGGAGCGGGGCTTCGACCTGGTCTCGGGCGGTACGGACAACCACCTGATCCTGATGGACCTCACCTCGCGGGGCGTGCCGGGGAAGGTGGCGGCGAAGGCGCTGGACCGGGCCGGGATCGTGGTCAACTACAACACGGTGCCGTTCGACCCGCGCAAGCCGTTCGACCCGTCGGGGATCCGGATCGGTACGCCGTCGCTGACGTCGCGCGGCCTGTCGGCGGACCACATGCCGGCGGTCGCCGACTGGATCTCCCGTGCGGTGGACGCGGCCGCGAAGGGTGACGAGCCGGCCCTGGCGAAGATCCGGTCCGAGGTCGCCGACCTCCTGGCCGCGTTCCCGGCCCCGGGCCTCCCGGTGGCGTAG